One Peromyscus leucopus breed LL Stock chromosome 2, UCI_PerLeu_2.1, whole genome shotgun sequence DNA window includes the following coding sequences:
- the Lurap1 gene encoding leucine rich adaptor protein 1, with product MEGTAESQAPDLRDVEGKVGRKTPEGLLRGLRGEWEMGTSGDLLLPGAPSTGHGLGDKIMELKMELAYLRAIDVKILQQLVTLNEGIEAVRWLLEERGTLTSHCSSLTSSQYSLTGGSPGRSRRGSWDSLPDTSSTDRLDSVSIGSFLDTVAPRELDEQGPPGLSCPEIDWAKVIPSEDRARTEVDMTSTTLGSLTATWSLPGAGLQGGPPELSEDGNAKQGVEAHWYWGQCQDDVTFL from the exons ATGGAGGGGACCGCGGAGTCCCAGGCGCCTGACTTGCGAGACGTGGAGGGCAAGGTGGGCAGGAAGACCCCCGAAGGGCTGCTCCGCGGGCTTCGAGGCGAGTGGGAGATGGGGACCTCTGGGGACCTGCTGCTCCCGGGGGCGCCCAGCACCGGCCACGGCCTGGGGGACAAGATTATGGAGCTGAAGATGGAGCTG GCTTACCTTCGAGCTATTGATGTGAAGATCCTGCAGCAGCTGGTGACCTTGAATGAGGGTATTGAGGCAGTTCGTTGGCTGCTGGAGGAGCGGGGAACACTGACCAGCCATTGTAGCAGCCTCACCAGCAGTCAATATAGCCTGACAGGTGGAAGCCCAGGCCGCTCAAGGcggggaagctgggacagcctgCCAGATACCAGCTCAACCGACCGGCTAGACAGTGTCTCTATCGGCAGTTTCTTGGACACTGTGGCTCCCAGAGAGCTGGATGAACAAGGACCCCCTGGGCTTTCCTGTCCTGAGATTGACTGGGCAAAGGTTATACCCAGTGAAGATAGGGCCAGGACTGAGGTGGACATGACATCCACCACGCTAGGGAGCTTAACAGCGACATGGAGTCTCCCAGGAGCTGGGCTTCAAGGTGGACCACCTGAGCTATCAGAGGATGGCAATGCCAAGCAGGGCGTTGAGGCTCATTGGTACTGGGGACAGTGCCAGGATGATGTGACCTTCTTGTAA